Proteins from one Thermococcus sp. genomic window:
- a CDS encoding TCP-1/cpn60 chaperonin family protein: LAKYGIMAVRRVKKSDMEKLAKATGAKIVTNVRDLTPEDLGEAELVEQRKVAGENMIFVEGCKNPKAVTILIRGGTEHVVDEVERALEDAVKVTKDIIEDGKIVAAGGAPEIELAIKLDEYAKEVGGKEQLAIEAFAEALKVIPRTLAENAGLDPIETLVKVIAAHKEKGPTVGVDVFEGEPADMMERGVIAPLRVTKQAIKSASEAAIMILRIDDVIAASKLEKEKEGGKGGSEEFGSELD; the protein is encoded by the coding sequence ATCTAGCCAAGTACGGCATAATGGCGGTGAGGAGGGTCAAGAAGAGCGACATGGAGAAGCTCGCCAAAGCCACCGGAGCCAAAATCGTCACCAACGTCCGCGACCTCACTCCAGAGGATCTCGGTGAGGCCGAGCTCGTTGAGCAGAGGAAGGTTGCTGGCGAGAACATGATCTTTGTCGAGGGCTGCAAGAACCCGAAGGCTGTGACCATACTCATCCGCGGTGGAACGGAGCACGTTGTTGATGAAGTCGAGAGGGCCCTCGAAGACGCAGTCAAGGTCACCAAGGACATCATCGAGGACGGCAAGATCGTCGCTGCTGGTGGTGCTCCAGAGATCGAGCTGGCCATTAAGCTGGACGAGTACGCCAAGGAGGTCGGCGGCAAGGAGCAGCTCGCCATCGAGGCCTTCGCCGAGGCCCTTAAGGTCATCCCGAGGACTCTCGCTGAGAACGCTGGCCTCGACCCGATCGAGACCCTCGTTAAGGTCATCGCCGCCCACAAGGAGAAGGGTCCGACGGTCGGCGTCGACGTCTTCGAGGGCGAGCCGGCCGACATGATGGAGCGCGGTGTCATCGCTCCGCTCAGGGTTACCAAGCAGGCCATTAAGAGCGCCAGCGAGGCCGCGATAATGATACTCCGCATAGACGACGTCATCGCTGCCAGCAAGCTTGAGAAGGAGAAGGAAGGCGGCAAGGGCGGCAGTGAGGAGTTCGGCAGCGAGCTTGACTGA